The following proteins come from a genomic window of Lineus longissimus chromosome 18, tnLinLong1.2, whole genome shotgun sequence:
- the LOC135502569 gene encoding uncharacterized protein LOC135502569 — translation MERVPRSTMEATGSQNVDIRSSKGNPKLGCTVTLVITTDGRKGRAEVNFRGLAPDGDVIRQLQANAPDNVRVTGSPQGWARHQSLIEWLQALVVPFVAGATFLLLLDRYPAHRNQQFRDAITAENGTDTFIPGRCTSLLQPLDLTVKRSFKCHLRTIWKVWKIGHTDDQGHCERITRRDVVRMTSLGWERVTQQTIMNGWRASGLVPEDDDEVGEGVEMVNDELEQFVEGIEFSEGEEDDDVFDDDV, via the exons atggaaag ggtgccaagatcaacaatggaagcgactgggtctcagaatgttgacattagatcatccaaaggcaacccgaaacttggatgcacggtgactctagtaattacgacagacggacgaaaaggacgagccgaggtcaacttcagaggcttggcaccagatggtgacgtcattcggcagcttcaggcgaatgctccagacaatgtgcga gtaactggtagtccacagggttgggcccgacaccaatcgctaatcgagtggttgcaggccctggttgtgccatttgtagcaggggccacgttcctgttacttttagacaggtatccggcgcatcgaaatcagcaatttcgtgatgcaatcaccgcagagaatgggacagacactttcattccaggacgatgtacttcgctgctgcagcccttggacttgaccgtaaagaggagcttcaagtgtcacctgaggaccatttggaaagtgtggaaaatcggccacactgatgatcaaggacattgtgagcggatcaccaggcgggatgtggtcaggatgaccagcctcggctgggaaagggtcacacaacagacgattatgaacggttggagagccagtggcctagttcctgaggacgatgacgaagtcggggagggggtagagatggtaaatgatgagcttgagcagtttgttgaggggattgagttttcggaaggagaagaggatgatgatgtttttgatgatgacgtgtaa